A portion of the Bombina bombina isolate aBomBom1 chromosome 9, aBomBom1.pri, whole genome shotgun sequence genome contains these proteins:
- the LOC128640499 gene encoding putative nuclease HARBI1 translates to MEIVIAMFHTIYMRRMERRIDGQAVQQIDRLQRRRRRIPRFFRPRSGLDALSDIDIIRRFRLSRESIERLYNQISGQLEPITFRTHALPGMLKLLAVLHFLATGSFQSVTSVVVGMSQPSFSRHLTTVIDALLSVFKRYVFLPNTAEEWHSVKLNFFRLAGIPNVLGAIDCTHVRVRPPHLKEEMYRNRKFYHSLNIQMVCDAGDAGYSCRNWLLTPVNIPRTRSEMRYNDAHKTTRCVIERTFGMLKSRFRCLDESGGTLQYVPEKVAVMVLVCCMLHNIALRQSNREELEIITPDEDGVESVPQDVVEGGTHARNQLIQTHFVGE, encoded by the exons ATGGAAATTGTTATTGCAATGTTTCATACTATTTATATGCGTCGAATGGAACGAAGAATAGATGGTCAAGCTGTTCAACAGATAGATAGGCTTCAAAGAAGGCGCAGAAGGATTCCAAGGTTTTTTCGTCCCAGATCAGGACTTGATGCACTTTCTGACATTGACATCATCAGGCGTTTTAGATTGAGTAGAGAATCAATTGAAAGGCTATACAATCAAATATCTGGTCAACTTGAACCCATTACTTTTCGGACACATGCTCTGCCCGGAATGTTGAAGCTGTTGGCTGTTTTACATTTTCTAGCAACTGGTTCCTTTCAATCAGTTACTAGTGTAGTTGTTGGCATGAGCCAGCCTTCTTTTTCACGCCACCTAACTACAGTGATTGATGCTCTTTTGTCAGTTTTTAAACGGTATGTTTTTTTACCAAATACTGCTGAAGAATGGCATTCTgtaaagcttaatttttttagacttGCTGGAATCCCAAATGTGTTGGGTGCAATTGATTGTACTCATGTCAGAGTAAGGCCACCACATCTAAAAGAAGAAATGTATCGCAACCGCAAGTTTTATCATTCTTTGAACATCCAGATGGTTTGTGATGCTG gagaTGCAGGATATTCCTGTAGGAACTGGCTACTTACTCCTGTAAATATTCCACGCACAAGATCTGAAATGCGGTACAATGATGCACACAAAACAACTCGATGTGTGATTGAGAGGACCTTTGGAATGCTCAAAAGCCGTTTTCGTTGTCTAGATGAATCCGGAGGCACTCTTCAATACGTTCCTGAGAAAGTGGCTGTTATGGTGTTGGTCTGTTGCATGTTGCATAACATCGCTTTGCGACAATCAAAcagagaggaactggaaataataacACCAGATGAAGATGGTGTTGAATCTGTTCCTCAAGATGTAGTTGAAGGGGGTACACATGCACGTAACCAGTTGATACAAACTCATTTCGtaggtgaataa